One window from the genome of Variovorax sp. PAMC26660 encodes:
- the pilW gene encoding type IV pilus biogenesis/stability protein PilW — MSMAFPMTTASAQRMLAASFAGVAVAFLLAGCVNTRTTTTSLADSSSGKGSEIVTESDETSRQRRARLRMELASGYFQNGQTTVALDEIKQALVADPNYADAYNLRGLVYMRLEDAGMAEDSFRRAIAINPRDPNIRHNYGWLLCQQNRYGDAAQQFTEALAVPGYTDRAKTLMTQGVCELKAGLRPQAERSLMQAYEIDAGNPVVGFNLASVLAQREEWSRAQFYIRRVNNSPSASAETLWLGIKIERKLNNREAVAQLGGQLQRRFPQSREASAYERGNFND, encoded by the coding sequence ATGAGCATGGCCTTTCCGATGACGACCGCAAGCGCGCAGCGAATGCTGGCCGCAAGCTTTGCCGGCGTCGCCGTGGCGTTTCTGCTCGCGGGCTGCGTCAACACGCGGACCACCACCACCAGCTTGGCCGACAGCAGTTCGGGCAAGGGCTCGGAGATCGTGACCGAGTCCGACGAGACCAGCCGGCAGCGCCGTGCACGCCTGCGCATGGAACTCGCCTCCGGCTATTTCCAGAATGGCCAGACCACCGTGGCCCTCGACGAGATCAAGCAGGCACTGGTCGCCGATCCGAACTACGCCGACGCCTACAACCTGCGCGGCCTGGTCTACATGCGGCTCGAAGATGCGGGCATGGCCGAAGACAGCTTCCGCCGCGCCATTGCCATCAATCCACGCGACCCCAACATCCGCCACAACTACGGTTGGCTGCTGTGCCAGCAGAACCGCTATGGCGATGCGGCGCAGCAGTTCACCGAAGCGCTCGCGGTGCCCGGCTACACCGACCGCGCCAAGACACTGATGACGCAGGGCGTCTGCGAGCTCAAGGCCGGTCTGCGCCCGCAGGCGGAACGCAGCCTGATGCAGGCCTACGAGATCGATGCCGGCAACCCGGTGGTCGGTTTCAACCTGGCCTCGGTGCTCGCGCAGCGCGAAGAATGGTCGCGCGCGCAGTTCTACATCCGCCGCGTCAACAACAGCCCCTCGGCCAGCGCCGAGACGCTCTGGCTCGGCATCAAGATCGAGCGAAAGCTCAACAACCGCGAGGCCGTTGCACAGTTGGGAGGCCAACTTCAGCGACGTTTCCCCCAGTCGCGGGAGGCATCAGCGTACGAGCGCGGGAATTTCAATGACTGA
- the rlmN gene encoding 23S rRNA (adenine(2503)-C(2))-methyltransferase RlmN — translation MTTANLLEFDLEGLAAFCEKLGEKKFRATQLFRWIHQRGASDFTQMTDLAKSLREKLATTACVEALPVLTQHESKDGTIKWLFDVGDGNAVEAVFIPEDDRGTLCVSSQAGCAVGCRFCSTGHQGFSRNLSTGEIVAQLWFAEHFLRKHLKRTERVISNVVMMGMGEPLQNYSALVPALRTMLDDNAYGLSRRRVTVSTSGVVPMIDRLGADCPVAMAVSLHAPNDALRDDLVPLNRKYPIAELLEACKRYLAHAPRDFITFEYCMLDGVNDQPEHAKQLVELVRTHGVSCKFNLIPFNPFPASGLLRSPQPRVLAFAKTLSEAGLVTTVRKTRGDDIDAACGQLAGDVKDRTRAAERMAQRRATAEHPIVLHPVRKTAPQEH, via the coding sequence ATGACCACGGCCAATCTGCTCGAATTCGATCTCGAGGGGCTGGCCGCGTTCTGCGAAAAACTCGGCGAGAAGAAATTTCGCGCCACGCAACTGTTCCGCTGGATTCACCAGCGTGGCGCGAGCGACTTCACCCAGATGACCGATCTGGCCAAGTCGCTGCGCGAGAAACTCGCCACCACCGCATGCGTCGAGGCCTTGCCGGTTCTCACGCAGCACGAATCCAAGGACGGCACGATCAAGTGGCTGTTCGACGTCGGCGATGGCAATGCCGTCGAAGCCGTATTCATTCCCGAAGACGACCGCGGCACCTTGTGCGTGTCGTCTCAAGCCGGCTGCGCGGTCGGTTGCCGCTTTTGCTCGACAGGGCATCAGGGCTTCAGCCGCAACCTCAGCACGGGCGAAATCGTCGCCCAGCTGTGGTTTGCCGAACATTTCCTGCGCAAGCATTTGAAGCGCACGGAGCGCGTCATCTCCAACGTGGTGATGATGGGCATGGGCGAGCCGCTGCAGAACTACTCGGCGTTGGTGCCGGCATTGCGCACCATGCTCGACGACAACGCCTATGGCCTGTCGCGCCGCCGTGTCACCGTGTCGACCTCTGGCGTCGTGCCGATGATCGACCGCCTGGGCGCCGATTGCCCGGTGGCCATGGCCGTGTCGCTGCATGCGCCCAACGACGCGCTGCGCGACGACCTCGTGCCGCTCAATCGCAAGTACCCGATTGCCGAGCTGCTCGAAGCCTGCAAGCGCTATCTGGCGCACGCACCGCGCGACTTCATCACCTTCGAGTACTGCATGCTCGACGGCGTGAACGACCAGCCCGAGCATGCGAAGCAACTGGTCGAACTGGTGCGCACGCATGGCGTGTCGTGCAAGTTCAACCTGATCCCGTTCAATCCGTTTCCGGCCTCGGGCCTGCTGCGCTCGCCGCAACCCCGCGTGCTGGCATTCGCCAAGACGCTGAGCGAAGCCGGCCTCGTGACCACCGTGCGCAAGACGCGCGGCGACGACATCGATGCCGCCTGCGGGCAGCTCGCCGGCGACGTCAAGGATCGCACCCGCGCGGCCGAGCGCATGGCTCAGCGCCGTGCGACCGCCGAGCACCCCATTGTTTTGCATCCGGTCCGCAAGACCGCCCCCCAGGAGCATTGA
- the ndk gene encoding nucleoside-diphosphate kinase, translated as MAIERTLSIIKPDAVAKNVIGKIVSRFEAAGLKIIAAKLVHLSRNEAEQFYSVHKERPFFKDLVEFMISGPVFVQVLEGENAIAKNRDLMGATDPKKAAAGTIRADFADSIDANAVHGSDAAETAANEISFFFAGLNVYAR; from the coding sequence ATGGCTATCGAACGTACCCTCTCCATCATCAAGCCCGACGCCGTCGCCAAGAACGTCATCGGCAAGATCGTTTCCCGTTTCGAGGCTGCCGGCCTCAAGATCATCGCCGCCAAGCTGGTGCACCTGTCGCGCAACGAAGCCGAGCAGTTCTACTCGGTGCACAAGGAGCGTCCCTTCTTCAAGGACCTGGTCGAGTTCATGATCTCGGGCCCCGTGTTCGTGCAAGTGCTCGAAGGCGAAAATGCCATCGCCAAGAACCGTGACCTGATGGGCGCCACCGATCCGAAGAAGGCCGCCGCCGGCACCATTCGCGCCGACTTCGCCGACAGCATCGACGCCAACGCCGTGCACGGTTCGGACGCAGCTGAAACCGCCGCGAACGAAATCTCGTTCTTCTTCGCCGGCCTCAACGTCTACGCACGCTGA
- a CDS encoding YdcH family protein — translation MDSNLHSLSRQLIELRIEHADLDATIDRLAEASPQDELLLRRLKKRRLALRDQITRVENMLDPREPA, via the coding sequence TTGGACTCCAATCTTCATTCCCTTTCCCGCCAGCTGATCGAACTGCGCATCGAGCATGCCGATCTCGACGCCACCATCGACCGACTGGCCGAAGCATCGCCGCAAGACGAGCTTTTGCTGCGGCGCTTGAAAAAGCGCCGCCTTGCGTTGCGCGACCAGATCACGCGCGTCGAAAACATGCTCGACCCGAGAGAGCCTGCGTGA
- a CDS encoding PP2C family protein-serine/threonine phosphatase, whose protein sequence is MTQGFRLAAATGLHKGDRPYQQDQVLMMSHPRIPGCVLGVVADGMGGRSGGRKASDQVLMTARQLFTRYQPGRDNPEAMLKQMLEDSHTVIKLTAISSEQEPHSTLAAFLMNPKGDCAWIHAGDSRIYHFHDGQLIKRTRDHSYVQALIDRGQISEAEANVHPQGNILLGCLGMTTTPPPIDPHYIPKMESGDLLMACSDGLWHYFSPEELASVLYAQPPRDAVEILVGEARRRARGTGDNISIAVLRLDALPAAA, encoded by the coding sequence ATGACTCAAGGCTTTCGACTCGCAGCGGCCACAGGACTCCACAAGGGTGACCGCCCCTACCAGCAGGACCAGGTGCTGATGATGAGCCATCCCCGCATCCCCGGCTGCGTGCTGGGCGTCGTGGCCGATGGCATGGGCGGGCGCAGTGGCGGACGCAAGGCGTCCGACCAGGTGCTGATGACGGCGCGCCAGCTCTTCACGCGCTACCAGCCCGGCCGCGACAACCCCGAGGCCATGCTCAAGCAGATGCTGGAAGACTCGCACACGGTGATCAAGCTCACCGCCATTTCGAGTGAACAGGAGCCGCACAGCACGCTGGCTGCCTTTCTGATGAACCCGAAGGGCGACTGCGCGTGGATTCACGCTGGTGACTCACGCATCTATCACTTCCACGATGGCCAGCTCATCAAGCGCACGCGCGACCATTCGTACGTGCAAGCGCTGATCGACCGCGGCCAGATCAGCGAAGCCGAGGCCAACGTCCACCCGCAGGGCAACATCCTGCTCGGCTGCCTGGGCATGACGACCACGCCGCCGCCCATCGACCCGCACTACATCCCAAAGATGGAATCCGGCGACCTGCTGATGGCCTGCAGCGACGGGCTCTGGCACTACTTCAGCCCCGAAGAACTGGCGAGCGTGCTCTATGCGCAACCGCCGCGCGATGCGGTTGAAATCCTGGTCGGGGAAGCGCGCCGCCGGGCTCGTGGCACCGGCGACAACATCTCGATTGCCGTCCTGAGGCTCGACGCGCTACCGGCTGCGGCCTGA
- the scpB gene encoding SMC-Scp complex subunit ScpB: MNTADAKRILETALICSSQPLPVRDMRVLFDDELGVDTIKVLLLELQEDWAQRGLELVSVGSGWRFQSRPEMRDHLDRLHPEKPPRYTRAALETLAIIAYRQPATRGDMEDIRGVTINSLILKQLEDRGWVEVIGHRETVGRPGLYATTRQFLDDLGLASLDQLPLIETPAQQAALVDALERASGEQADLPIDIAIEEAQAPVAQEDKVPGDASTAVESAPEVIEAAQAQIAENAAAADATEATPEAEPELFAEHLPEPDLTPEAEPASEPALQPEPEPKPDTASPDEVDPHAVSPGKTS, encoded by the coding sequence ATGAATACGGCGGATGCCAAGCGCATTCTTGAAACCGCCTTGATCTGTTCGAGCCAGCCGCTGCCGGTGCGCGACATGCGCGTGCTTTTTGACGACGAGCTGGGCGTGGACACCATCAAGGTGCTGTTGCTAGAACTGCAGGAAGACTGGGCGCAACGCGGCCTGGAGCTGGTGAGCGTCGGCAGCGGCTGGCGCTTCCAGAGCCGGCCCGAGATGCGCGACCACCTTGATCGCCTGCACCCCGAGAAGCCGCCGCGCTACACGCGCGCCGCGCTCGAGACGCTGGCCATCATTGCCTACCGTCAACCGGCCACGCGCGGCGACATGGAAGACATCCGTGGCGTCACGATCAATTCGCTGATCCTCAAGCAGCTTGAGGATCGCGGCTGGGTCGAAGTCATCGGCCACCGTGAAACGGTCGGCCGGCCGGGGCTTTATGCAACCACGCGTCAGTTTCTCGACGATCTGGGCCTTGCGTCGCTCGACCAGCTTCCGTTGATTGAAACGCCGGCGCAGCAGGCCGCCCTGGTCGATGCCCTCGAGCGGGCGTCGGGTGAGCAGGCCGACCTGCCCATCGACATCGCTATCGAAGAAGCGCAGGCTCCTGTGGCGCAGGAGGACAAAGTGCCGGGGGATGCGTCCACGGCTGTCGAGTCCGCGCCCGAAGTCATTGAAGCCGCACAGGCGCAGATTGCCGAAAACGCTGCCGCGGCCGACGCAACTGAAGCCACGCCTGAGGCTGAGCCGGAGTTGTTTGCCGAACACCTCCCAGAGCCCGACCTGACTCCGGAAGCCGAGCCGGCATCAGAGCCAGCGCTCCAGCCCGAGCCAGAGCCCAAACCCGACACCGCGTCCCCGGACGAGGTCGATCCCCACGCAGTTTCTCCCGGAAAAACCTCATGA
- a CDS encoding RluA family pseudouridine synthase produces MPSIISTGPSGNTPEIVEASEHEDGADPIEPSELRPFVVDPAQHGQRLDRALAALVPEFSRSYLQQLIEAGAVELQGRTLTKVSATVKAGQAGRIELRPTPQSQAFRPEAMDLVTVHEDEHLRIIDKPAGLVVHPAPGHWSGTLLNGLLALDPKAVLLPRAGIVHRLDRDTSGLMVVARTRATMDAMVALIAAREVKRQYLAMGHKPWVGAAARQVDAPIGRDPRNRLRMAVVDLERHPGKTARTLIERLDSHADGCAVRCTLETGRTHQIRVHMASIGHPLVGDALYGGAPAAGLARQALHAFRLAFVHPVTQAPMEFRSPPPPDFAQALQSWGLDYNRA; encoded by the coding sequence TTGCCCTCAATTATATCGACCGGCCCTTCGGGCAATACCCCTGAGATCGTGGAGGCGTCCGAACACGAAGACGGCGCAGACCCGATCGAGCCCAGCGAGCTGCGTCCCTTCGTCGTGGACCCGGCCCAGCACGGCCAGCGGCTGGACCGCGCGCTCGCAGCGCTGGTGCCCGAATTTTCCCGAAGTTACCTGCAGCAATTGATCGAGGCCGGGGCTGTGGAGTTGCAGGGGCGCACGCTCACCAAGGTTTCGGCCACGGTGAAGGCGGGGCAGGCCGGTCGCATCGAATTACGGCCCACGCCTCAGAGTCAGGCCTTTCGCCCCGAGGCGATGGACCTTGTCACGGTGCACGAAGACGAGCACCTGCGCATCATCGACAAGCCGGCCGGGCTGGTCGTGCATCCGGCACCGGGTCACTGGAGCGGCACGCTGCTGAACGGCCTGCTGGCGCTGGACCCGAAGGCTGTGTTGCTGCCACGCGCCGGCATCGTGCACCGGCTCGATCGCGACACCAGCGGGCTGATGGTCGTGGCACGTACGCGGGCCACCATGGATGCCATGGTGGCGCTGATCGCTGCGCGCGAGGTCAAGCGGCAGTATCTGGCGATGGGGCATAAACCGTGGGTCGGCGCTGCCGCCCGGCAGGTCGATGCGCCCATCGGCCGCGATCCGCGCAACCGGCTGCGCATGGCCGTGGTCGACCTGGAGCGCCATCCGGGCAAGACCGCGCGCACGTTGATCGAGCGCCTGGACAGCCATGCCGATGGCTGCGCGGTGCGCTGCACGCTGGAAACCGGCCGTACCCACCAGATCCGCGTGCACATGGCGTCCATCGGCCATCCGCTGGTCGGGGACGCGCTCTACGGTGGCGCACCGGCGGCTGGCCTGGCACGCCAGGCGCTCCACGCCTTCAGGCTGGCCTTCGTGCATCCCGTCACGCAAGCGCCTATGGAGTTTCGCTCGCCGCCGCCGCCCGACTTTGCCCAGGCTTTGCAGTCCTGGGGGCTGGACTACAATCGCGCCTGA
- a CDS encoding outer membrane protein assembly factor BamD: MFRAKLSVPTWIALGLAAVLAAGCSSTKEDKTAGWSPNRIYSEAKDESGSGAYDKAVPLYEKLEGRAAGTPLAQQAQLEKAYAQYKSGEKANAIATIDRFMKLHPASPALDYALYLKGVINFNDDLGMFAFLTRQDLSERDQKAAKESFESFKDLVTRFPDSRYAPDSRQRMNYIVNSLAQYEVHVARYYYSRGAYLAAINRAQIALADYREVPALEEALYIMVKSYDALGMKELRDDAQRVLTTNYPQSTYLANGFRGKDDPWWKVW; encoded by the coding sequence ATGTTTCGCGCCAAATTATCGGTCCCCACCTGGATCGCGCTCGGCTTAGCGGCTGTGCTTGCAGCCGGCTGCTCTTCCACCAAGGAAGACAAGACTGCCGGCTGGAGTCCCAACCGCATCTATTCCGAAGCCAAGGACGAGTCCGGATCGGGCGCCTACGACAAGGCCGTGCCGCTCTACGAGAAGCTCGAAGGCCGTGCCGCCGGCACGCCGCTCGCGCAGCAGGCCCAGCTGGAAAAGGCTTACGCCCAGTACAAGTCGGGTGAAAAGGCGAATGCCATCGCCACCATCGACCGTTTCATGAAGTTGCATCCGGCCAGCCCGGCCCTGGACTACGCGCTCTACCTCAAGGGCGTGATCAACTTCAATGACGACCTCGGCATGTTCGCGTTCCTGACGCGCCAGGATCTGTCCGAGCGCGACCAGAAGGCCGCCAAGGAGTCGTTCGAGTCCTTCAAGGACCTCGTGACGCGCTTCCCCGATTCGCGCTATGCGCCCGATTCGCGCCAGCGCATGAACTACATCGTGAACTCGCTCGCCCAGTACGAAGTTCACGTGGCCCGCTACTACTACTCGCGCGGCGCCTATCTGGCCGCCATCAACCGCGCGCAGATCGCGCTGGCTGACTACCGCGAAGTGCCGGCGCTCGAAGAAGCCCTGTACATCATGGTGAAGTCGTACGACGCCCTGGGCATGAAGGAACTGCGCGACGACGCGCAACGCGTGCTGACCACCAACTACCCACAGAGCACGTACCTGGCGAACGGCTTCCGCGGCAAGGACGATCCTTGGTGGAAGGTCTGGTAA
- a CDS encoding pseudouridine synthase, whose amino-acid sequence MSPSDTDDAAMLPVEPEVKKKKRAVTPKKAADGAIESVAPESVALVEAEEPKKPRAPRKKKPVEQPVADEVAVAPEAAQVAQAPEVTEPVAATAAPVEAARQAPRPEDSDRDNRDDQVDGDDEDEEEPDEEEDDLDRARRAADREQRNALPPEPIRFADVISGQFDADEESPEVPPLKRVLLPEADSPKLHKVLAQAGLGSRLEMEQLILQGRISVNNEPAHIGQRIQYGDQVKINGKPIRYRIAPPPPRVIAYHKPVGEVVTHDDPQNRPTVFRKLPRLQQGKWQSVGRLDLNTEGLLLFSSSGDLANQLMHPRFGLEREYAVRVLGALSSEEKKKLLEGVRLEDGMAQFGTIEEGGGEGSNCWYRVTISEGRNREVRRLFESVGHAVSRLIRIRYGAMVLPRGLKRGAWMELDERDIRALFQASGGAAARPAAPPQRGPGGPEGGGRNGRNKKRRGGRNGGQPGGGQPREMRDPRDEGREAPIPSPLGDGRPPRGDRGGRANRGGGNGGPPQGQARRGNGGGNRQQGGGNRPQGDDSQPSGANQPDPMKTSLGYIGADSFSRQRKEQRGGPGGRRGGGGGGGGGGGFGGQGGQGGGRRRGR is encoded by the coding sequence ATGAGCCCATCCGACACCGACGACGCGGCAATGCTGCCGGTCGAGCCCGAAGTCAAGAAGAAGAAAAGGGCAGTCACGCCCAAGAAGGCTGCGGATGGTGCTATCGAATCGGTAGCGCCTGAATCTGTTGCGCTGGTTGAGGCCGAGGAGCCCAAGAAGCCGCGTGCCCCCCGCAAGAAGAAGCCGGTCGAGCAACCCGTGGCTGACGAGGTGGCGGTTGCGCCCGAAGCGGCGCAAGTTGCCCAGGCTCCCGAGGTGACCGAGCCGGTCGCGGCAACCGCCGCCCCGGTCGAGGCGGCGCGCCAGGCGCCCCGTCCGGAAGACAGCGATCGTGACAACCGGGACGATCAGGTCGACGGCGACGACGAGGACGAAGAAGAGCCCGACGAGGAAGAGGACGACCTCGACCGCGCGCGCCGCGCCGCCGACCGCGAGCAGCGCAATGCGCTCCCGCCCGAGCCGATCCGCTTTGCCGATGTCATTTCGGGCCAGTTCGATGCCGACGAGGAAAGCCCCGAGGTGCCGCCGCTCAAGCGCGTGCTGCTGCCCGAAGCCGACTCGCCCAAGCTGCACAAGGTGCTGGCGCAGGCGGGCCTCGGCTCGCGGCTCGAAATGGAGCAACTGATCCTTCAGGGGCGCATTTCGGTCAACAACGAGCCCGCCCACATCGGCCAGCGCATCCAGTACGGCGACCAGGTCAAGATCAACGGCAAGCCGATTCGCTACCGTATCGCGCCGCCGCCGCCGCGCGTGATCGCCTACCACAAGCCTGTGGGCGAAGTGGTGACGCACGACGACCCGCAGAACCGGCCCACCGTGTTCCGCAAGCTGCCGCGCCTGCAGCAGGGCAAGTGGCAATCGGTCGGCCGGCTCGACCTGAACACCGAAGGCCTGCTGCTGTTCAGCAGCTCCGGCGACTTGGCCAACCAGCTCATGCACCCGCGCTTCGGCCTGGAGCGTGAGTACGCGGTGCGGGTGCTGGGTGCGCTGAGCAGCGAAGAGAAGAAAAAGCTTCTGGAAGGCGTTCGCCTCGAGGACGGCATGGCCCAGTTCGGCACGATCGAAGAGGGCGGTGGCGAAGGCTCGAATTGCTGGTACCGCGTGACCATCTCCGAAGGTCGCAACCGCGAAGTGCGGCGCCTGTTCGAGTCGGTGGGCCATGCGGTCAGCCGGCTGATCCGTATCCGCTACGGCGCGATGGTGCTGCCGCGCGGCCTGAAGCGCGGTGCCTGGATGGAACTCGACGAGCGCGACATCCGTGCGCTGTTCCAGGCTTCCGGCGGCGCGGCTGCACGCCCTGCGGCTCCGCCGCAGCGTGGCCCGGGCGGCCCCGAAGGTGGTGGCCGGAATGGCCGCAACAAAAAGCGCCGTGGCGGCCGCAACGGCGGTCAGCCAGGTGGCGGCCAGCCGCGCGAGATGCGTGACCCGCGCGACGAGGGGCGCGAGGCGCCGATCCCGAGCCCATTGGGCGATGGCCGCCCACCGCGCGGTGACCGTGGCGGTCGTGCCAATCGCGGTGGCGGCAATGGCGGTCCTCCGCAAGGACAGGCGCGTCGTGGCAACGGCGGCGGCAATCGTCAGCAGGGCGGAGGCAACCGTCCGCAGGGTGACGACAGTCAGCCGAGCGGAGCCAACCAGCCCGATCCGATGAAGACCTCGCTGGGCTACATCGGTGCCGACAGCTTCTCGCGTCAACGCAAGGAGCAGCGCGGCGGCCCAGGCGGCCGTCGTGGTGGTGGCGGGGGAGGCGGCGGTGGTGGTGGCTTCGGCGGCCAGGGTGGCCAAGGCGGCGGACGCCGTCGCGGGCGCTGA
- a CDS encoding ATP-dependent DNA helicase gives MTESLEDKVRDAFALDGVLSRAADQFRERSGQTEMAMAVARTIDQGGVLVVEAGTGVGKTFSYLVPALLSGERVLLSTATKTLQDQLFGRDLPRLVEAFGLPVRTALLKGRGSYLCLHRLDTARHDASLPERGSLRTLAKIEQWSKATRTGDLAELPGLDERSPLIPLITSTRENCLGAQCPQFKPCHVNLARREALAADIVVINHHLFFADLAVRETGMAELLPTVSVVVFDEAHQLNETGVQFLGAQLGSGQALDFARDMLGAGLQHARGLVDWQQLVSGVERAARELRLVVGKQWPGAKLRWLGPSPEGIDPDAWQRSLDDLQHSFEMAAEGLDTVSEISPDFVRLHERARQLAKRTARFALPCEVDSVRWVDVGSQLRLIESPLDIAEAMRKRVLKIAETQVEAEVDAYGEEIEREEPVQEDGGRAWVFTSATLGDEPTLRWFTEPCGLHDAEVLRVQSPFDYASQAALYVPRAFPKPNDPVHSQRVAELAAHGAAELGGRTLVLTTTLRALRTIGDAMKQQFELLEADARPEVLVQGELPKRVLMDRFREGASAGRAGCVLVASASFWEGFDAPGDALQLVVIDKLPFPPPNDPLVEARSQRLEAQGRSSFSDYSLPEAAVALKQGAGRLIRRETDSGVLAICDTRLVAMGYGRRLLAALPPMRRLDNESDFNAALEALKN, from the coding sequence GTGACCGAAAGCCTCGAAGACAAGGTGCGCGACGCCTTCGCGCTCGATGGTGTGTTGTCGCGCGCTGCCGATCAGTTCCGCGAGCGCTCGGGCCAGACCGAAATGGCAATGGCGGTCGCCCGCACCATCGACCAGGGCGGTGTGCTGGTGGTCGAAGCGGGCACCGGCGTGGGCAAGACTTTTTCCTATCTCGTGCCGGCCTTGCTGAGCGGCGAGCGTGTGCTGCTGTCGACCGCCACCAAGACGCTGCAAGACCAGTTGTTCGGCCGTGACTTGCCCAGGCTGGTCGAGGCTTTCGGGTTGCCGGTGCGCACGGCGCTGCTCAAGGGGCGCGGCAGTTATCTGTGCCTGCACCGCCTGGACACGGCGCGCCACGACGCATCGCTGCCGGAGCGTGGCAGCCTGCGCACGCTGGCCAAGATCGAGCAATGGTCGAAGGCCACGCGCACGGGCGACCTGGCCGAGCTGCCGGGGCTCGACGAGCGCTCGCCGCTGATTCCGCTGATCACATCGACGCGCGAGAACTGCTTGGGCGCGCAATGCCCGCAGTTCAAGCCTTGCCACGTCAACCTGGCCCGGCGCGAGGCGCTGGCGGCCGACATCGTGGTCATCAACCACCACTTGTTCTTTGCCGACCTTGCGGTGCGCGAGACTGGCATGGCAGAACTGCTACCGACCGTCAGCGTGGTGGTGTTCGACGAGGCCCACCAGCTCAATGAAACCGGCGTGCAGTTCCTCGGCGCACAGCTCGGCAGCGGGCAAGCGCTCGACTTTGCGCGCGACATGCTCGGCGCCGGCTTGCAGCATGCGCGCGGGCTGGTCGACTGGCAGCAACTGGTCTCGGGGGTCGAGCGCGCCGCGCGCGAGCTACGGCTGGTGGTCGGCAAGCAGTGGCCAGGTGCCAAGCTGCGCTGGCTGGGGCCTTCGCCGGAGGGTATCGATCCCGATGCCTGGCAACGGTCGCTCGATGACCTTCAGCACTCTTTCGAGATGGCGGCCGAAGGGCTCGACACGGTCAGTGAAATCTCGCCCGACTTCGTGCGCTTGCACGAGCGGGCGCGGCAACTCGCGAAACGCACGGCGCGTTTCGCATTGCCCTGTGAGGTCGACTCTGTGCGCTGGGTCGATGTGGGCTCGCAGCTGCGGCTGATCGAGTCGCCGCTCGATATCGCCGAGGCCATGCGCAAGCGCGTGCTCAAGATTGCCGAGACGCAGGTCGAGGCCGAGGTCGACGCCTATGGCGAGGAGATCGAGCGCGAGGAGCCGGTGCAGGAAGATGGCGGTCGCGCCTGGGTTTTCACCTCGGCCACGCTGGGTGACGAGCCCACTTTGCGCTGGTTCACCGAGCCCTGCGGCCTGCACGATGCAGAGGTGCTGCGTGTGCAGAGCCCGTTCGACTACGCCTCGCAGGCTGCGCTCTATGTGCCGCGCGCTTTTCCAAAGCCCAACGATCCGGTGCACAGCCAGCGGGTCGCCGAACTGGCCGCGCATGGCGCCGCCGAACTGGGCGGGCGGACGCTGGTGCTGACGACCACGCTGCGCGCCTTGCGCACCATCGGCGATGCGATGAAGCAGCAGTTCGAATTGCTCGAAGCGGACGCGAGGCCCGAGGTGCTGGTGCAGGGCGAGCTGCCCAAGCGCGTGCTCATGGATCGTTTCCGTGAAGGCGCGAGCGCAGGGCGCGCGGGTTGCGTGCTGGTCGCGTCAGCTTCGTTCTGGGAGGGTTTCGATGCGCCGGGCGATGCCTTGCAACTGGTGGTGATCGACAAGCTGCCGTTCCCGCCGCCCAACGATCCGCTGGTCGAGGCGCGCTCGCAGCGCCTCGAGGCCCAGGGCCGCAGTTCGTTCAGCGACTATTCGCTGCCTGAGGCGGCCGTGGCATTGAAGCAGGGGGCAGGGCGGCTGATCCGGCGCGAGACCGACAGCGGCGTGCTGGCGATCTGCGATACCCGCCTGGTCGCAATGGGCTACGGGCGCCGATTGCTGGCGGCATTGCCGCCAATGCGGCGTCTGGACAACGAGTCGGACTTCAACGCAGCGCTGGAAGCACTCAAGAACTAG